One Antiquaquibacter oligotrophicus genomic region harbors:
- a CDS encoding M15 family metallopeptidase — protein MSYWGYPNGEIPAEAMYAFESRGGWFYLREDAAYWWWRLRADYAATWGVLLDVTDAYRNLAEQWYYWNAYQAGWGNVAAYPGRSNHGWAIAVDIYTPSYGGSAGTPQHDWLVEHAPKYGWTWHTGKASGESWHWEFTQTPTMPADLGTTPEQAPPPPPPTEEPDMALQDGGYIVEQDKNGKFVRGAIFGPGVPGGVIVASISEGVERLQAMGNLAGVRAFNLDDGKGRRVGAPLKYVAAAEFDATVKLAGEIFTE, from the coding sequence ATGAGCTACTGGGGATACCCGAACGGCGAGATCCCCGCCGAAGCGATGTACGCCTTTGAGAGCCGCGGTGGATGGTTCTACCTCCGCGAGGACGCTGCCTACTGGTGGTGGCGGCTCCGCGCCGACTACGCGGCCACATGGGGCGTTCTGCTCGACGTCACAGACGCCTACAGGAACCTCGCCGAGCAGTGGTACTACTGGAACGCCTATCAGGCCGGATGGGGTAACGTCGCGGCCTACCCCGGCCGCTCCAACCACGGGTGGGCAATCGCCGTCGACATCTACACGCCGTCCTACGGCGGATCTGCCGGCACTCCCCAACATGACTGGCTCGTCGAGCACGCACCCAAATACGGGTGGACATGGCACACCGGCAAAGCCTCCGGTGAGTCGTGGCACTGGGAGTTCACTCAGACGCCCACGATGCCGGCGGATCTCGGCACCACCCCCGAACAAGCCCCACCACCCCCACCACCAACAGAGGAGCCAGACATGGCATTGCAAGACGGCGGCTACATCGTCGAACAGGACAAGAACGGCAAGTTCGTTCGGGGCGCGATCTTCGGCCCCGGCGTGCCCGGCGGCGTCATCGTCGCCTCGATCAGCGAGGGAGTCGAGCGACTGCAGGCGATGGGCAACCTCGCCGGCGTACGCGCCTTCAACCTCGACGACGGCAAGGGACGCCGCGTGGGAGCTCCGCTCAAGTACGTAGCCGCGGCCGAGTTCGACGCCACGGTGAAGCTCGCTGGGGAGATCTTCACCGAGTGA
- a CDS encoding tyrosine-type recombinase/integrase, producing MTDAHDGILLDWRLWQEAQGLSERTISERLSIVRRLLEHAGAAPLELSPADIIRFVGAHGGQTTKATYHATIRAYCQWLVRVQLRADDPSLLTPTPKRTRGKPRPIPTGNLELLLASATRRRTRMMILLAAAAGLRVHEIAKFHGEDLDRRNGIITVTGKGGATAMIPAHEAITELAVHFPVDGYWFASYELQGSDRPHVSRAAVYRAIADTMRRAGVVGTPHQLRHWYGTTLLENGVHMRVVQELLRHKSVATTELYTGVSWGLLQAGIAQLQLPDKSRITVST from the coding sequence ATGACTGATGCTCACGATGGAATCTTGTTGGACTGGCGACTCTGGCAGGAGGCACAAGGGCTCAGTGAGCGCACGATCTCGGAACGACTCTCGATCGTGCGCCGGCTACTCGAGCACGCCGGCGCCGCGCCGCTGGAGCTGAGCCCGGCCGACATTATTCGCTTCGTCGGTGCACATGGCGGTCAGACAACCAAAGCGACCTATCACGCCACGATCCGGGCCTACTGCCAATGGCTCGTGCGCGTCCAGTTGCGAGCCGACGATCCCAGCCTCCTCACGCCGACCCCGAAACGCACTCGAGGCAAGCCCCGGCCGATCCCGACCGGCAACCTTGAGCTGCTCCTCGCGAGCGCAACTCGTCGACGCACTCGGATGATGATTCTCCTCGCGGCCGCGGCCGGCTTGCGGGTGCATGAGATCGCGAAGTTTCATGGCGAGGATCTCGACCGCCGAAACGGGATCATCACCGTGACTGGCAAGGGCGGCGCGACGGCGATGATCCCCGCTCACGAGGCCATCACCGAGCTTGCCGTCCATTTCCCCGTCGACGGCTACTGGTTCGCGTCCTACGAGCTGCAGGGCAGCGATCGACCGCACGTTAGCCGCGCCGCTGTCTACCGGGCCATAGCTGACACCATGCGCCGCGCTGGCGTGGTCGGCACGCCGCATCAGCTGCGCCACTGGTACGGGACAACCCTTCTCGAGAACGGCGTTCATATGCGCGTCGTCCAAGAGCTACTCCGTCACAAGAGCGTGGCCACGACGGAGCTTTACACGGGCGTCAGCTGGGGTCTGCTGCAGGCAGGAATCGCCCAGCTGCAGCTGCCCGACAAGTCACGAATCACAGTGTCAACGTGA
- the dacB gene encoding D-alanyl-D-alanine carboxypeptidase/D-alanyl-D-alanine endopeptidase, which produces MSDSQGPATPEGDLPDGSLPGGATPTEDAPTEFISRRALRESRSGRRAKPAAEEPVEQPAEPLTVSTEGVFADVDAQPAGQVPPSATPPSAPPPSAPPSAPRGERASGGIAALIRRHPRAWLGGALGAAFLLLAAGAVAAGAATAPRPTVAAPEPTPTVEPRTVPAALPAPTPVRTCSVAGILADPRLTAFSGQVVSAATGEVLLDRSGAQPQRTGSVLKTLTAAAALEALGPDTQLSTQVLDGTSPGVIVLRGGGDPTLATTSATVYSGAPLIGDLARAAVTRYNEVHPGVPITQIVLDSTMWNPDDRWDDSWLRSEQSMGYQAETTALMVDGGRADPSSTVSPRSSDPIGDAGRAFRDAAGLTGVTITTGSAPAGGVLAEVKSQPVSVLIGQMMSWSDNILAENLARAVSVSMGLGGSSASLNQAIPSALSTYGLDTSNLTIRDGSGLSEFNAVPASFITALMSKARTGEQNLGIMFNALPVSGLSGTLASRFTGDNAIAVGAVVAKTGWIDTAYTLGGVVNAADGTPLAFMFASVRDGITPDAKDAQDTLATGLYSCGNNLSNN; this is translated from the coding sequence GTGAGTGATTCGCAAGGCCCGGCCACGCCAGAGGGTGATCTGCCGGATGGCAGTCTCCCCGGCGGAGCGACGCCGACCGAGGATGCTCCCACCGAGTTCATCAGTCGTCGGGCCCTGCGGGAGTCGCGCTCCGGCCGTCGCGCCAAGCCCGCAGCGGAGGAGCCCGTAGAGCAACCGGCGGAGCCGCTGACGGTGTCGACGGAGGGTGTATTCGCCGACGTGGACGCGCAGCCCGCCGGACAGGTGCCGCCCAGTGCCACGCCGCCCAGTGCCCCGCCGCCCAGTGCCCCGCCGTCCGCGCCGCGTGGTGAGCGGGCATCCGGCGGTATCGCCGCTCTCATCCGTCGCCACCCGCGCGCATGGTTGGGTGGTGCGCTCGGGGCAGCGTTTCTGCTTCTGGCTGCGGGAGCTGTCGCGGCAGGCGCGGCGACGGCGCCGCGGCCGACGGTTGCCGCACCCGAACCCACTCCGACGGTGGAGCCGCGCACGGTGCCAGCCGCGTTACCAGCGCCCACCCCCGTCCGTACGTGCTCGGTTGCCGGCATCCTCGCCGACCCGCGCCTCACCGCGTTCAGCGGCCAGGTGGTCAGCGCGGCGACCGGCGAGGTGCTGCTGGACCGTTCCGGTGCCCAGCCGCAGCGCACCGGCAGCGTCCTCAAGACCCTCACCGCTGCTGCGGCTCTCGAGGCTCTCGGCCCCGACACTCAGCTCAGCACCCAGGTTCTCGACGGCACCTCGCCCGGCGTCATCGTGTTGCGGGGTGGTGGCGATCCGACCCTCGCCACGACCTCTGCCACCGTCTACTCGGGCGCTCCTCTCATCGGCGACCTCGCGCGAGCCGCGGTGACCCGCTACAACGAGGTCCACCCCGGTGTGCCGATCACCCAAATCGTTCTCGACTCGACCATGTGGAACCCGGATGACCGCTGGGACGACTCGTGGCTGCGCTCCGAGCAGAGCATGGGGTATCAGGCCGAGACGACGGCGCTCATGGTCGACGGTGGGCGTGCCGACCCGTCCTCCACCGTCAGCCCGCGGTCGAGCGATCCCATCGGGGACGCCGGTCGCGCGTTCCGCGACGCCGCGGGACTCACGGGGGTGACCATCACGACAGGCTCCGCACCCGCCGGTGGTGTGCTCGCGGAGGTCAAGTCCCAACCGGTGAGTGTGCTCATCGGTCAGATGATGTCGTGGAGCGACAACATCCTCGCCGAGAATCTCGCGCGTGCCGTCTCCGTCAGCATGGGGCTCGGCGGCAGCTCGGCGTCGCTCAACCAGGCCATCCCGTCCGCACTGTCCACGTACGGTCTGGACACCTCGAATCTCACCATTCGTGATGGGTCGGGTCTCAGCGAGTTCAACGCAGTGCCTGCATCGTTCATTACGGCGCTCATGAGCAAGGCACGCACGGGCGAGCAGAACCTCGGCATCATGTTCAACGCCCTTCCGGTCTCGGGGTTGAGCGGAACACTCGCGAGCCGCTTCACCGGTGACAACGCGATCGCCGTCGGAGCCGTTGTCGCCAAAACCGGCTGGATCGACACGGCCTACACTCTCGGCGGGGTCGTCAACGCCGCCGACGGAACACCCCTGGCGTTTATGTTCGCCTCGGTTCGCGACGGCATCACCCCCGACGCGAAGGATGCCCAGGACACCCTCGCGACCGGCCTCTACTCGTGCGGGAACAACCTCTCCAACAACTGA
- a CDS encoding isochorismatase family protein, whose protein sequence is MTSALFIIDVQNDFTEGGALGVDGGAAVAAGVTEWLADGHPYDVVIASRDWHDGHNDNGGHFHPEPDFVDSWPEHCVSGTPGAEYHPALGTHLIDVHVRKGQGKPAYSIFEGETDDGESLPDTLERLGVTDVDVVGIATDYCVLASALDAVEAGKHVRVVTDLVAGVADESSEAALRTLSAAGVELITSKDAQ, encoded by the coding sequence ATGACATCGGCTCTGTTCATCATCGACGTGCAGAACGACTTCACGGAAGGTGGGGCGCTCGGGGTCGACGGCGGTGCGGCCGTCGCGGCAGGGGTCACCGAGTGGCTCGCGGACGGGCATCCGTACGACGTCGTCATCGCCTCCCGGGACTGGCACGACGGCCACAACGACAACGGCGGGCACTTCCACCCGGAACCCGACTTCGTGGACTCGTGGCCCGAGCACTGCGTATCGGGGACCCCCGGCGCCGAGTACCACCCGGCGCTCGGCACCCACCTCATCGACGTTCACGTGCGCAAAGGTCAGGGCAAACCCGCCTACTCGATCTTCGAGGGGGAGACGGATGACGGGGAGTCGCTGCCCGACACCCTCGAGCGACTCGGCGTCACCGATGTCGACGTCGTCGGCATCGCCACCGACTACTGCGTGCTCGCCTCCGCCCTCGACGCCGTCGAAGCGGGCAAACACGTGCGTGTTGTCACCGATCTCGTCGCCGGAGTAGCCGACGAGTCGAGCGAAGCGGCCCTTCGCACACTGTCGGCCGCAGGTGTCGAACTCATCACCAGCAAGGATGCACAATGA
- a CDS encoding NAD-dependent succinate-semialdehyde dehydrogenase, with protein sequence MISESDLLAKVPNRLFIGGEWVESTSGRSIDVQDPSSGTVIATIADASAEDGGRALDAAVAAQQSWASTAPRVRGEILRGAFDLLQERADEFALLMTLEMGKPLAEARGEVTYGGEFLRWFSEEAVRIAGRYGSNPEGTGRMIVTHLPVGPSYLITPWNFPLAMATRKIAPAIAAGCTSVIKPAELTPLTTLYFARLLEEAGLPAGVVNVITTSTSREVSEPIIADPRLRKLSFTGSTAVGQQLLTQAARGVLRTSMELGGNAPFLVFEDADLDAAVDGAMAAKFRNIGQACTAANRFIVHESVAEEFANRVTERVAGMKVGRGTEEGVNIGPLINEAAVAKADELVKDAVSRGATVRTGGTVLDRDGTFYAPTVVSGVVQGSDILREEIFGPVLSIVTFTDEADAVAKANDTEFGLVSYAYTRDLARGQRLIESLQTGMMGLNVGVVSNAAAPFGGVKQSGIGREGGFEGIHEYLETKYVLTPNPFA encoded by the coding sequence ATGATCAGCGAATCCGATCTCCTCGCGAAGGTACCGAACCGCCTCTTCATCGGCGGGGAATGGGTGGAATCCACGTCGGGACGATCCATCGACGTGCAGGACCCGTCGAGCGGCACCGTGATCGCCACAATCGCGGATGCCTCGGCCGAGGACGGCGGTCGTGCGCTCGATGCCGCCGTTGCCGCCCAACAGTCCTGGGCGTCGACAGCACCACGAGTGCGGGGCGAGATCCTGCGTGGTGCCTTCGACCTCCTCCAGGAACGCGCCGACGAGTTCGCGCTCCTCATGACCCTCGAGATGGGAAAACCCCTCGCGGAGGCCCGGGGCGAAGTGACCTACGGCGGGGAGTTTCTGCGCTGGTTCAGCGAGGAAGCCGTCCGCATCGCCGGCCGCTACGGCTCCAACCCGGAGGGCACGGGGCGGATGATCGTCACCCACCTCCCCGTCGGACCGTCGTACCTCATCACCCCGTGGAACTTCCCGCTCGCCATGGCCACACGCAAGATCGCGCCCGCGATCGCGGCCGGGTGCACGTCCGTCATCAAACCGGCCGAACTCACCCCACTCACGACCCTCTACTTCGCGCGACTCCTCGAGGAGGCCGGCCTGCCAGCAGGCGTCGTCAACGTCATCACCACGTCGACCTCGCGCGAGGTTTCGGAACCGATCATCGCCGACCCGCGCCTACGCAAACTCTCCTTCACCGGTTCGACGGCGGTTGGGCAGCAGTTGCTCACCCAGGCCGCGCGCGGTGTGCTGCGCACGTCCATGGAACTCGGGGGCAACGCGCCGTTCCTCGTCTTCGAGGACGCCGACCTCGACGCTGCCGTCGACGGCGCCATGGCCGCGAAGTTCCGCAACATCGGGCAGGCCTGCACGGCCGCCAACCGTTTTATCGTCCACGAGTCCGTCGCCGAGGAGTTCGCCAATCGTGTCACCGAGCGGGTCGCGGGGATGAAGGTGGGCCGCGGCACCGAAGAAGGTGTGAACATCGGCCCGCTCATCAACGAGGCCGCCGTCGCGAAAGCCGACGAGTTGGTCAAAGACGCGGTGTCCCGAGGTGCGACCGTACGCACGGGCGGAACCGTGCTCGACCGCGATGGAACCTTCTATGCCCCGACCGTGGTGTCCGGTGTGGTGCAGGGCAGCGACATCCTGCGCGAGGAGATCTTCGGTCCGGTGTTGTCGATCGTGACCTTCACGGACGAAGCGGATGCCGTGGCCAAAGCCAATGACACCGAGTTCGGACTCGTCTCCTACGCCTACACGCGTGACCTTGCTCGCGGGCAGCGCCTCATCGAATCGTTGCAGACGGGCATGATGGGGCTCAACGTCGGTGTCGTCTCCAACGCCGCGGCTCCCTTCGGTGGGGTGAAGCAGTCCGGCATCGGTCGCGAGGGTGGATTCGAGGGAATCCACGAGTACCTCGAGACGAAGTACGTGCTGACGCCGAACCCGTTCGCGTAG
- a CDS encoding dioxygenase family protein yields the protein MSRKTKAEWTDSRGEPIDEEDRGLVYDIGTLVNRRAALGLFGGIGVTALLAACSPAATSTPTPSATATSPTPSATAETSGPLAEVPDETAGPYPGDGSNGVNVLDDSGIVRNDIRSSFGASTATAAGTPLEIRLTMRDAATGAALQGAAVYLWHCDNAGNYSLYSSGYENENWLRGVHETDETGTVVFTSIFPGCYPGRWPHAHFEVYSDVATAITNGPIVKTSQIAFPEEACAAVYATPGYERSAPNLSGTSLSSDNVFGEDGGIYQLATMSGSVASGYVSSLTVGV from the coding sequence ATGAGCAGAAAGACGAAGGCCGAGTGGACCGACTCCCGAGGCGAGCCCATCGACGAAGAGGACCGGGGCCTCGTCTACGACATCGGTACCCTCGTCAATCGCCGCGCCGCGCTCGGCCTGTTCGGCGGGATCGGCGTCACGGCGCTTCTCGCCGCGTGTTCCCCGGCCGCGACGAGCACACCGACCCCCAGCGCCACCGCGACAAGCCCCACGCCGAGTGCAACAGCGGAGACATCCGGCCCCCTCGCGGAGGTGCCGGACGAGACCGCTGGCCCCTACCCCGGCGACGGGTCGAACGGGGTCAATGTGCTCGACGACTCCGGGATCGTGCGCAACGACATCCGCTCGAGCTTCGGGGCTTCGACGGCGACAGCCGCGGGAACCCCGCTCGAGATCCGGTTGACCATGCGAGACGCCGCCACCGGCGCGGCTCTCCAGGGCGCCGCCGTCTACCTCTGGCACTGCGATAACGCCGGCAACTACTCCCTGTACAGCTCGGGGTACGAGAACGAGAACTGGCTCCGCGGTGTCCACGAGACCGACGAGACGGGCACCGTCGTGTTCACGTCGATCTTTCCCGGATGTTATCCGGGCCGGTGGCCGCACGCCCACTTCGAGGTGTACTCGGATGTCGCGACCGCCATCACCAACGGCCCCATCGTCAAGACATCCCAGATCGCCTTCCCCGAGGAGGCGTGTGCCGCGGTCTACGCAACACCCGGCTACGAGAGGAGCGCCCCGAACCTCTCCGGCACGAGCCTGAGCAGCGACAACGTGTTCGGCGAGGACGGCGGCATCTACCAGCTCGCCACCATGTCGGGCTCCGTCGCCTCGGGTTACGTGTCGTCGCTCACCGTCGGTGTGTAG
- a CDS encoding type II toxin-antitoxin system HicB family antitoxin — MELSQYVSDLQRQLVDAADTGSPETRAVAERLVGSLDATARLVLLDVLSAAASEITRDLAPGSVDVRLRGRDVDFVVAAAPAETEGDDSAAASIDLDDVSTTRTTLRLPDALKSRVDEAAAADGLSVNTWLVRAVAAALQPKQRRTAQRALRTGGDFAGWAR, encoded by the coding sequence ATGGAACTTTCGCAGTACGTCAGTGACCTCCAGCGCCAACTCGTCGACGCGGCCGACACGGGGTCGCCAGAGACACGTGCCGTCGCCGAGCGACTGGTGGGGAGCCTGGATGCCACGGCCAGACTCGTACTGCTCGACGTGCTGTCCGCGGCCGCCAGCGAGATCACGCGAGACCTCGCGCCGGGATCGGTCGACGTGCGCCTGCGCGGGCGGGATGTCGACTTCGTTGTCGCGGCCGCGCCAGCGGAGACAGAGGGCGATGACTCGGCAGCGGCATCCATTGACCTCGACGACGTGAGCACCACCCGCACGACGCTCCGGCTGCCCGACGCGCTCAAGTCGCGTGTCGACGAAGCGGCAGCAGCCGACGGGCTGTCCGTCAACACGTGGCTCGTGAGGGCGGTCGCCGCCGCGCTCCAGCCCAAACAACGCCGCACCGCGCAGCGAGCGCTGCGCACCGGCGGAGACTTCGCGGGGTGGGCCCGCTAG
- a CDS encoding DUF4097 family beta strand repeat-containing protein — translation MPSFSTPSPIDLAINLQVGFVEVVASDRDDTVVTVVPTNPGKAVDRRGADETAVDFDGQRLTVIGPKPRLSWIGPTESIDLRVELPTGSRLTAELPVGNVRTSGRLGATRIKASTGAVDLEATGDLWLRASHGNVTAGIVDGAAEVTADHGQIRIDSIAADAVLRASHGSIAVGETGGDVEAKLSYGDLEIGSALGSVTANTAYGTVRIREASSGSLQLESGYGQIDVGIRAGVPAWLDLSSKEGRVRNELDGEGAPAETEQSVAVRARTQFGPVTVHRAR, via the coding sequence ATGCCCTCATTCAGCACACCCAGCCCCATCGACCTCGCCATCAACCTGCAGGTCGGATTCGTCGAGGTCGTCGCGAGCGACCGCGACGACACCGTTGTGACCGTCGTGCCGACGAACCCCGGCAAGGCAGTCGACCGTCGTGGCGCCGACGAGACGGCGGTCGACTTCGACGGCCAGCGACTGACCGTCATCGGCCCCAAGCCGCGGCTGAGTTGGATCGGCCCCACCGAGTCCATCGACCTGCGTGTTGAGCTACCCACAGGATCGCGGCTCACAGCCGAGCTGCCCGTCGGCAATGTACGCACGAGCGGACGACTCGGGGCCACACGCATCAAGGCCTCGACGGGCGCGGTCGACCTCGAGGCCACGGGGGACCTGTGGCTGCGGGCATCCCACGGCAATGTCACCGCCGGCATTGTGGATGGGGCGGCCGAGGTCACTGCCGACCACGGGCAGATCCGCATCGACAGCATCGCAGCGGATGCCGTGCTGCGGGCCTCGCACGGCAGCATCGCAGTCGGTGAGACGGGCGGCGATGTGGAGGCGAAGCTTTCCTACGGGGACCTGGAGATCGGATCGGCGCTCGGCTCCGTCACGGCGAACACCGCCTATGGCACCGTGCGGATCCGCGAAGCCTCGAGTGGCTCCCTGCAGCTCGAGAGCGGTTACGGCCAGATCGACGTGGGCATCCGCGCGGGTGTGCCCGCATGGCTCGACCTTTCCTCCAAGGAGGGCCGGGTGCGCAACGAGCTCGACGGCGAGGGGGCGCCCGCCGAGACCGAGCAGTCCGTCGCCGTGCGCGCCCGCACCCAGTTCGGCCCTGTCACCGTCCACCGCGCCCGCTAA
- a CDS encoding ATP-binding cassette domain-containing protein → MTSAIHVRGLTKSYGTQTVLDGVDLTVEAGTVTALLGPNGAGKTTTVHVLSTLLRPDSGTVLVNGHDVVREAEAVRASIGLTGQFSAVDNLITGEENLMLMARLRHLGATRSKQRVAELLEQFDLVEAARKPLATYSGGMKRRLDLAMTLIARPDVIFLDEPTTGLDPRSRHTMWNIVRDLVADGTTVLLTTQYLDEADELAGRIAVLDGGRIVADGTPDELKRLVPGGHLRLRFGDADALAEASRILVGTQRDDAELTLSVPSAGGVDTVRTVLDRLDAAHIEVADLSIHTPDLDDVFFALTGRVDAASGAASSPDTASNTDTASSTDTASNTDTKENAS, encoded by the coding sequence ATGACCTCGGCCATCCACGTCCGCGGGCTCACCAAGTCCTACGGCACACAAACTGTCCTCGACGGCGTCGACCTCACCGTTGAGGCCGGCACGGTCACCGCACTGCTCGGCCCCAACGGCGCGGGCAAAACGACAACTGTGCACGTTCTCAGCACACTCCTGCGCCCCGACTCCGGCACCGTTCTCGTGAACGGCCACGACGTCGTGCGCGAGGCGGAAGCGGTACGGGCCTCGATCGGACTCACCGGTCAGTTCTCGGCCGTCGACAACCTCATCACCGGCGAGGAAAACCTGATGCTCATGGCACGGTTGCGCCACCTCGGCGCGACACGTTCGAAGCAGCGGGTGGCCGAACTGCTCGAGCAGTTCGACCTCGTCGAGGCAGCCCGCAAGCCGCTAGCCACCTACTCGGGCGGGATGAAACGGCGACTCGACCTCGCCATGACCCTCATCGCACGCCCCGACGTGATCTTCCTCGACGAACCCACCACCGGCCTCGACCCGCGCAGTCGCCACACCATGTGGAACATCGTCCGCGACCTCGTCGCCGACGGCACCACCGTGCTGCTCACCACCCAGTACCTCGACGAAGCCGACGAGCTCGCGGGGCGAATTGCCGTCCTCGACGGTGGTCGCATCGTCGCCGACGGCACCCCCGACGAGCTGAAGAGACTCGTGCCGGGAGGCCACCTGCGGCTGCGTTTTGGCGACGCGGATGCCCTCGCCGAGGCATCCCGGATCCTCGTCGGCACGCAGCGCGACGACGCCGAGCTCACGCTCAGCGTGCCGAGCGCCGGCGGGGTCGACACCGTGAGAACCGTGCTCGACCGACTCGACGCGGCACACATCGAGGTCGCCGACCTCAGCATCCACACCCCAGACCTCGACGACGTGTTCTTCGCGCTCACCGGTCGGGTCGACGCGGCCAGCGGCGCCGCGAGCAGCCCAGACACGGCGAGCAACACAGACACGGCGAGCAGCACAGACACCGCGAGCAACACAGACACGAAGGAGAACGCATCATGA
- a CDS encoding ABC transporter permease, whose product MTAIAPAHQSHVISDAVTMLRRNLLRAIRYPGLSMFTILGPVVVLLLVVFVFGGTLGAGLPGVDPAGGREAYLAYVMPGILLITIAGTASGAAITVAMDMTEGITARFRTMSISRGAVLAGHVLGNTVQALVAVALVLGVGMLVGFRPTAGPLEWLALVGVITLISFAVSWIGIGMGMQAKTVETASNLPLILTLLPMLGSGFVPTETMPAWLQWFAEYQPFTPFIETVRSLLTGTELGWNLVLALGWAVVLTVVGYVWSMAIYERKSVRG is encoded by the coding sequence ATGACCGCCATCGCCCCAGCCCACCAGAGCCATGTGATCTCCGATGCGGTCACGATGCTGCGACGCAACCTGCTGCGCGCCATTCGCTACCCGGGCCTGTCGATGTTCACCATCCTCGGCCCCGTCGTTGTCCTCCTGCTAGTGGTGTTTGTGTTCGGCGGTACCCTCGGCGCGGGGCTGCCCGGTGTGGACCCGGCCGGCGGACGGGAAGCATACCTGGCGTACGTGATGCCGGGCATCCTGCTCATCACGATCGCGGGCACCGCGAGTGGGGCGGCGATCACCGTCGCCATGGACATGACCGAAGGCATCACTGCACGTTTTCGCACGATGTCGATCTCGCGAGGCGCCGTGCTCGCCGGGCACGTGCTCGGCAACACCGTGCAGGCGCTCGTCGCCGTCGCCCTCGTGCTCGGTGTCGGGATGCTTGTGGGGTTCCGGCCCACCGCGGGGCCCCTCGAATGGCTCGCCCTCGTCGGTGTCATCACACTCATCTCGTTCGCGGTCAGCTGGATCGGCATCGGAATGGGGATGCAAGCCAAAACCGTCGAGACGGCGAGCAACCTGCCGCTCATCCTCACCCTCCTCCCCATGCTCGGAAGCGGCTTCGTGCCCACCGAAACGATGCCGGCCTGGCTCCAGTGGTTCGCGGAGTACCAACCCTTCACGCCGTTCATCGAAACCGTGCGTTCGCTGCTCACCGGAACGGAGCTCGGGTGGAACCTGGTGCTCGCCCTCGGCTGGGCGGTGGTGCTGACGGTGGTGGGGTACGTGTGGTCGATGGCGATCTACGAGCGGAAGTCGGTGCGGGGGTAA
- a CDS encoding TrmH family RNA methyltransferase: MIIRIDSLDDPRLKDYSHQTDVALKKAQGTEHGLYLAESALVLGRALRAGHRARSVLALGTSAEQAVALVGDDVPVFSGPGELLEQLTGYVLHRGLIASMHRPPRPSVSSLIADARRIVILENVADPTNVGAIFRSVAGIGADAVLVTPRCSDPFYRRAIRVSMGTVLQVPWTRTGDWGTLRAELVESGFEVAALALEPGAVALRDFAASAPERVALVLGEEGYGLTREALDAADTIVQIPMAHGIDSLNVAATAAVAMYALAP; this comes from the coding sequence GTGATCATCCGCATCGATTCGCTCGACGACCCGCGGCTGAAGGACTATTCGCACCAGACCGATGTTGCGCTCAAGAAAGCACAGGGCACCGAGCACGGGCTCTACTTGGCGGAGTCGGCGCTCGTGCTCGGACGGGCGCTGCGAGCCGGCCACCGGGCGCGCTCCGTGCTCGCGCTCGGCACCTCCGCCGAGCAGGCGGTGGCGCTCGTCGGCGACGACGTTCCCGTATTTTCCGGGCCGGGGGAGCTTCTCGAACAGCTCACCGGGTACGTGCTGCACCGCGGCCTCATCGCATCGATGCATCGCCCACCGCGGCCGTCGGTGTCGTCCCTGATTGCGGATGCCCGCCGCATCGTCATCCTCGAGAACGTTGCAGACCCCACCAACGTCGGCGCGATCTTCCGCTCGGTCGCAGGGATCGGGGCGGATGCCGTGCTCGTCACGCCGCGCTGCTCCGACCCGTTCTACCGCCGAGCCATCCGGGTGTCGATGGGCACCGTGCTTCAGGTGCCGTGGACGAGGACCGGTGACTGGGGCACGTTGCGGGCGGAGCTCGTGGAGTCCGGGTTCGAGGTGGCCGCCCTGGCACTCGAACCCGGGGCCGTCGCGTTACGCGACTTCGCGGCATCCGCCCCCGAGCGTGTCGCGCTCGTGCTGGGGGAGGAGGGTTACGGCCTCACGCGCGAAGCCCTCGACGCGGCCGACACGATCGTGCAGATCCCCATGGCGCACGGCATCGACTCCCTCAACGTGGCGGCCACCGCGGCGGTGGCGATGTACGCCCTCGCGCCCTGA